Proteins encoded within one genomic window of Citrobacter amalonaticus Y19:
- the napG gene encoding ferredoxin-type protein NapG: MSRSAKPQNGRRRFLRDIVRTAGGLAAVGVALGLQQQTARATGVRLRPPGAVNENAFASACVRCGQCVQACPYDTLKLATLASGLSAGTPYFVARDIPCEMCEDIPCAKVCPSGALDREIASIDDSRMGLAVLLDQENCLNFQGLRCDVCYRECPKIDEAITLELDRNMRTGKHARFIPTVHSDACTGCGKCEKVCVLEQPAIKVLPLTLAKGELGHHYRFGWLEGNDGKS, encoded by the coding sequence ATGTCCCGGTCAGCGAAACCCCAAAACGGCCGCCGCCGCTTTCTGCGCGATATTGTACGCACAGCGGGTGGACTGGCTGCCGTTGGCGTGGCGCTGGGGTTACAGCAGCAAACCGCACGCGCTACAGGCGTGCGGTTGCGCCCGCCTGGGGCCGTGAACGAGAACGCCTTTGCCAGCGCCTGTGTGCGCTGCGGGCAGTGCGTTCAGGCATGTCCGTATGACACCTTAAAACTGGCGACGCTCGCGTCGGGTTTGTCGGCCGGTACGCCGTATTTTGTTGCCCGCGATATCCCTTGCGAAATGTGCGAAGACATTCCGTGCGCCAAAGTGTGCCCCAGCGGGGCGCTCGACCGGGAGATTGCCTCCATTGATGATTCGCGAATGGGGCTGGCGGTTTTGCTGGATCAGGAAAACTGCCTGAACTTCCAGGGCTTACGCTGTGACGTCTGCTACCGCGAGTGCCCGAAAATCGATGAGGCCATCACGCTGGAACTGGATCGCAATATGCGAACCGGCAAACATGCGCGATTTATCCCGACCGTTCACAGCGACGCCTGCACGGGCTGCGGTAAATGTGAAAAAGTCTGCGTGCTGGAACAGCCGGCAATCAAAGTGTTGCCGCTGACGCTGGCGAAAGGGGAGTTAGGTCACCATTACCGCTTCGGCTGGCTGGAGGGGAACGATGGCAAATCGTAA
- the napA gene encoding nitrate reductase catalytic subunit NapA, which produces MKLSRRSFMKANAVAAAAAAAGLSVPGVARAVVGQQEAIKWDKAPCRFCGTGCGVLVGTQQGRIVACQGDPEAPVNRGLNCIKGYFLPKIMYGDDRLTQPLLRMRDGKYSKDGEFTPISWEQAFDVMEEKFKTSLKEKGPESVGMFGSGQWTIWEGYAASKLFKAGFRSNNLDPNARHCMASAVVGFMRTFGMDEPMGCYDDIEHTDAFVLWGANMAEMHPILWSRITNRRLSDPNVNVSVLSTFQHRSFELADNGMIFTPQSDLVILNYIANYIIQNNAINQDFFSKHVNVRKGATDIGYGLRPTHPLEKAAKNPGSDASEPMSFEDYKAFVAEYTLEKTAEMTSVPKDQLEQLAKLYADPNKKVISYWTMGFNQHTRGVWANNLIYNIHLLTGKIAQPGCGPFSLTGQPSACGTAREVGTFAHRLPADMVVTNEKHREICEKHWNIPAGTIPAKIGLHAVAQDRALKDGKLNVYWTMCTNNMQAGPNINADRLPGWRDPRNFIIVSDPYPTVSALAADLILPTAMWVEKEGAYGNAERRTQFWRQQIKAPGESKSDLWQLVQFSRRFKTEEVWPEELLAQKPELRGKTLYDVLFATPAVSKFPLTELKEDQLNDESRDLGFYLQKGLFEEYAWFGRGHGHDLAPFDDYHKARGLRWPVVDGKETQWRYSEGNDPYVKAGEGYKFYGKPDGKAVIFALPFEPAAEAPDAEYDLWLSTGRVLEHWHTGSMTRRVPELHRAFPEGVLFIHPLDAKKRDMRRGDKVKVISRRGEMVSIVETRGRNRPPEGLVYMAFFDAAQLVNNLTLDATDPLSKETDFKKCAVKLAKV; this is translated from the coding sequence ATGAAACTCAGTCGTCGTAGCTTTATGAAAGCTAACGCCGTTGCGGCCGCTGCGGCGGCTGCCGGGCTAAGCGTGCCGGGCGTTGCCCGCGCAGTGGTTGGTCAACAGGAAGCCATCAAGTGGGATAAAGCCCCGTGCCGTTTTTGTGGTACGGGCTGTGGCGTACTGGTCGGAACTCAACAGGGGCGTATTGTCGCCTGTCAGGGCGATCCGGAAGCCCCGGTTAACCGGGGTCTGAACTGCATCAAGGGCTACTTCCTGCCGAAAATTATGTACGGAGATGACCGTTTAACGCAGCCGCTGCTGCGTATGAGAGACGGTAAGTACAGCAAAGACGGCGAATTTACGCCGATCAGCTGGGAGCAGGCCTTCGACGTGATGGAAGAGAAATTCAAAACCTCACTGAAAGAGAAAGGTCCGGAGTCTGTCGGCATGTTTGGTTCCGGTCAGTGGACCATCTGGGAAGGGTACGCCGCCTCCAAACTGTTTAAAGCCGGTTTCCGCTCGAACAACCTCGATCCAAACGCGCGTCACTGCATGGCGTCAGCGGTAGTTGGCTTCATGCGAACCTTTGGTATGGACGAACCGATGGGCTGCTACGACGATATCGAGCATACCGATGCGTTTGTTCTGTGGGGCGCCAATATGGCGGAAATGCACCCGATCCTCTGGTCGCGCATCACCAACCGTCGTCTCTCCGATCCGAATGTTAACGTCTCCGTGCTGTCCACCTTCCAGCACCGTAGCTTTGAGCTGGCGGACAACGGGATGATCTTTACGCCGCAGTCTGACCTGGTGATCCTCAACTACATCGCCAACTACATCATTCAGAATAACGCGATTAACCAGGACTTCTTCAGCAAGCACGTCAACGTCCGCAAAGGGGCAACGGATATCGGCTATGGCCTGCGTCCGACGCATCCGTTGGAAAAAGCGGCGAAAAACCCAGGTTCTGACGCCTCTGAGCCGATGAGCTTTGAAGATTACAAAGCGTTTGTTGCCGAGTACACGCTGGAAAAAACCGCTGAAATGACCAGCGTGCCGAAAGATCAACTGGAACAACTGGCGAAGCTGTACGCCGACCCGAACAAGAAGGTCATCTCCTACTGGACGATGGGCTTCAACCAGCATACGCGCGGCGTGTGGGCCAACAACCTGATCTACAACATTCACCTGCTGACCGGCAAAATCGCACAACCGGGCTGCGGACCGTTCTCGCTGACCGGTCAACCTTCCGCCTGTGGCACTGCGCGTGAAGTGGGTACCTTTGCTCACCGTCTGCCAGCGGACATGGTGGTCACCAACGAAAAACACCGTGAGATCTGCGAAAAGCACTGGAATATCCCGGCAGGGACTATTCCGGCGAAAATCGGTCTTCACGCGGTGGCCCAGGACCGGGCGCTGAAAGACGGCAAGCTGAACGTCTACTGGACGATGTGTACCAACAACATGCAGGCCGGTCCGAACATCAACGCCGATCGTCTGCCGGGCTGGCGCGATCCGCGCAACTTTATCATTGTCTCCGATCCGTATCCGACCGTCAGCGCGCTGGCAGCGGACCTGATCCTGCCAACCGCGATGTGGGTGGAGAAGGAAGGGGCTTACGGTAACGCCGAGCGCCGTACCCAGTTCTGGCGTCAGCAGATTAAAGCGCCGGGCGAATCGAAATCCGACCTGTGGCAACTGGTTCAGTTCTCACGTCGTTTCAAAACGGAAGAGGTCTGGCCTGAAGAACTGCTGGCGCAAAAACCGGAACTGCGTGGCAAAACGCTGTATGACGTACTGTTTGCCACGCCTGCGGTGAGCAAGTTCCCGCTGACCGAGTTGAAAGAGGATCAGCTTAACGACGAATCCCGCGATCTGGGCTTCTACCTGCAAAAAGGGCTGTTTGAAGAGTACGCCTGGTTTGGTCGCGGCCACGGTCACGATCTGGCACCGTTCGATGATTACCACAAGGCGCGCGGTCTGCGCTGGCCGGTAGTTGACGGGAAAGAGACGCAGTGGCGCTACAGCGAAGGTAACGATCCGTACGTCAAAGCGGGCGAAGGCTACAAGTTCTACGGTAAACCAGACGGTAAAGCGGTGATTTTCGCGCTGCCGTTTGAACCCGCCGCTGAAGCCCCGGATGCAGAATATGATCTGTGGCTTTCCACGGGGCGTGTGCTGGAGCACTGGCATACCGGCAGTATGACGCGCCGCGTGCCTGAACTGCACCGCGCCTTCCCGGAAGGGGTTCTGTTTATTCATCCGCTGGATGCGAAAAAACGCGACATGCGCCGTGGCGATAAAGTCAAAGTGATCTCACGTCGTGGCGAGATGGTTTCCATTGTGGAAACCCGTGGACGTAACCGTCCGCCAGAGGGGCTGGTTTACATGGCGTTCTTCGATGCCGCACAGCTGGTGAATAACCTGACGCTGGATGCGACGGATCCGCTCTCTAAAGAGACGGATTTCAAGAAGTGCGCCGTGAAACTGGCGAAGGTGTAA
- the napF gene encoding ferredoxin-type protein NapF gives MVDLSRRGILTGSWRNANRGIRPPWSMEASQFLSQCTRCDACIQACEHDVLQRGTGGYPSVNFQQSECTFCYACAQACPESLFSPRHTRAWDLIFTLGQACLAFQSVECRRCQDSCEPQAIMFRPTRSGIYQPQLDNQNCNGCGACVASCPVSAITAEYNHAQ, from the coding sequence ATGGTTGATCTATCCCGTCGAGGCATACTGACTGGCAGTTGGCGTAATGCTAACCGTGGGATCCGTCCGCCATGGAGCATGGAAGCCTCTCAGTTTCTGTCCCAGTGCACCCGTTGCGACGCCTGTATCCAGGCTTGTGAACACGATGTTTTGCAGCGTGGCACGGGTGGCTATCCGAGCGTTAATTTCCAACAAAGCGAATGTACCTTCTGCTACGCCTGTGCGCAGGCTTGCCCCGAATCTCTCTTTTCTCCGCGCCACACCAGGGCATGGGATCTGATTTTTACCCTTGGGCAAGCGTGTCTGGCGTTTCAGTCTGTAGAGTGCCGCCGCTGTCAGGATAGCTGTGAGCCGCAGGCGATTATGTTTCGCCCAACGCGGTCCGGCATTTATCAGCCACAACTCGATAACCAGAACTGTAACGGATGCGGCGCGTGTGTCGCCAGTTGCCCGGTGTCAGCCATTACCGCGGAGTATAACCATGCACAATAA
- the napD gene encoding chaperone NapD codes for MHNNWQVCSLIVQAKGEHVQDISTQLNALPGCEVAVSDSQSGQMIAVVEAEHSETLMQTIESVRNVAGVLAVSLVYHQQEEQGEETP; via the coding sequence ATGCACAATAACTGGCAGGTCTGCAGCCTAATTGTCCAGGCCAAAGGCGAACATGTACAGGATATCAGCACGCAGTTAAACGCATTGCCGGGCTGCGAAGTGGCCGTAAGCGATTCGCAAAGCGGTCAGATGATTGCCGTGGTTGAGGCAGAACACAGCGAAACGCTGATGCAAACAATTGAGTCAGTACGCAACGTAGCGGGCGTGCTGGCGGTGTCGCTGGTTTATCACCAGCAGGAAGAACAAGGTGAGGAAACACCATGA